The window CTGCATGGCCATCCCCAGATTGCTCCGGATCATGGTCGAGAGGCGGTTCGCCTTGCCCTCCAGGGAGAGGGTCGCCCCCTCCACCTTCTCGAAGTGCTCCAGCTCCAGCTGGAACAGCTTCACCATCTCCACGGCCAGGCCGGCCGTACCGGCGATTCCGACGGCGGAGTACTCGTCGGCGGGGAAGACCTTCTCGATGTCCCGCTGCGCGATCATGTTCCCCATGGTCGCGCGCCGGTCACCGGCGAGGACGACGCCTCCGGGGAAGGTCGCGGCGACGATGGTCGTCCCGTGCGGCGCCTCGACGACACCCTCGGGCAGCTTGCGGTTGCCGGGCAGCATCTCGGGCGAGTGCGCCCCGAGGAAGTCCATGAAGGACGAGGACCCCGGCGTCAGGAAGGCTGCCGGTAGACGCCCTGTGCTACGAGTGTTGGGTTCCACAGGTTTCCTTCCACGTAAGCGGCTGCACGCCTCATGACGTCCGGCCGATCCTTGAACTGCGCCGGTGCCGCTTCGCAGCGGAAGCACCGTACGCCTCGGACCTTACCCGTCTGATGATCGTGATCCACCTGCTCTGCCGAACCCGTTCGGCGGAGGGGCGGACAGCGTCCTCAGCGGCATTCAGGCACCGCTCATGACCGGACGGTGCGGACACCTTGGCCGCACCGTCCGAACCGTCACTCCGCACCTGGCCTTCGATTCGAAGGTCAAGAGGCCTTACTGGCCACCCTTTTGAACGAAGCTTCGCACGAAGTCCTCGGCGTTCTCCTCGAGTACATCGTCAATCTCGTCAAGTACGGAGTCGACGTCGTCGGAGAGCTTCTCCTGGCGCTCCTTGAGGTCGGTCGATTCCTCGACCGCCGCCTCCTCGACCTCCTCGGTCGAGCGCGTCGCCTTCTGCTGTCCGCCGCCGGTGTCCTTGGTCGCCATGTCTACCTCACCCCGCTCGGTTCGCACGCTCACACAGAGAGACCCCGGATCGGGATCTCCCAAGATCAGACCCTACGTCGGACCCTACAAGGAGGGTCCGACATTCGTCCCCGTAGTTGTTCAAAAGCTCCGGCGCAACGTCCGGCTCTCTTCATGATTCCCGGACCGGAGGCCTTTCAGCCGCGCTCACTGCCCCGAAAGCACCCGGACCAGGTCCTCCGCCGTGCGGCAACGGTCCAGGAGCTCCTTGACGTGGTTGCGGGTCCCCCGCAGGGGTTCCAGCGTCGGGACCCGCTGGAGCGAATCGCGGCCCGGGAGGTCGAAGATCACCGAGTCCCAGGAGGCCGCGGCGACGTCGTCCGCGTACTGCTCCAGGCAGCGGCCGCGGAAGTACGCCCGGGTGTCCTCCGGAGGCTTGCTCTGAGCCCGCTCCACCGCGGGCTCCTCCACCAGCCGCTTCATCTTGCCGCGGGCCACCAGGCGGTTGTACAGGCCCTTCTCGGGCCGTACGTCCGAGTACTGGAGGTCCACCAGGTGCAGCCGCGCCGCGTCCCACTCCAGCCCGTCCCGGCGCCGGTAGCCCTCCAGGATCTCCCGCTTGGCGATCCAGTCCAGCTCCCCCGACAGGCTCATCGGGTCGCTCTCCAGCCGGCCCAGGACGTCCTCCCAGCGGCCCAGCACGTCCTTGGTCTGCTCGTCGGCGTCAGCCCCGAAACGTTCGTCCACGTACTTCCGCGCCAGCTCGAAGTACTCCATC is drawn from Streptomyces sp. NBC_01232 and contains these coding sequences:
- a CDS encoding ubiquitin-like protein Pup produces the protein MATKDTGGGQQKATRSTEEVEEAAVEESTDLKERQEKLSDDVDSVLDEIDDVLEENAEDFVRSFVQKGGQ
- the prcB gene encoding proteasome subunit beta; its protein translation is MEPNTRSTGRLPAAFLTPGSSSFMDFLGAHSPEMLPGNRKLPEGVVEAPHGTTIVAATFPGGVVLAGDRRATMGNMIAQRDIEKVFPADEYSAVGIAGTAGLAVEMVKLFQLELEHFEKVEGATLSLEGKANRLSTMIRSNLGMAMQGLAVVPLFAGYDEAKEKGRIFSYDVTGGRSEEHGYAATGSGSIFARGSMKKLFRPDLTEEQATTLVVQALYDAADDDSATGGPDLYRHIYPIVTVITDEGFRRLTDDESQELARTVTNRRLEQPDGPRAALL